TCCTTAGCTGTCAGAGCCAACTTAAACTTGTACGATGGAGGAGCATCAAGAGCCAGGGCAAATCGGGAAAAAGTGAACATCCGCATTGCTGAAAATCAATTTGCCGATCGGCGCAACCAAATCCGCTTTGAAGTCGAACAAGCATACTCAGATTTGCAGGCTAACCAAGAGAACGTTCAAACAGCGACTGTTGCTGTAGATCAATCAAGGGAAGCTCTTCGTTTAGCACGTTTGCGCTTCCAAGCAGGTGTAGGAACCCAAACTGAAGTGATTGACGCTGAAAACGACTTAACCAGATCGGAAGGTCAGCGAGTTCAAGCTATTTTGGATTACAACCGTTCTCTAGCTCGCTTACAGCGATCGATTACTGCAAGAGCAGGTAGATAAACCAGTGAGCAGTGACCAGTGACCAGTAACCAGTGAGCAGTGACCAGTGACCAGTGACCAGTAACCAGTGAGCAGTGAGCAGTGAGCAGTGACCAGTAACCAGTGACCAGTTAATCCCTATACTTAAAAGTAGGGGATTTGAAGAATGAATCCATTTCTTTTGTAGAGACGCGCCATGGCGCGTCTTTACGTATTTAAAAATCTTGTCGCAAAGTACATTTTTAATAGTTAAATTAATCTAGATTACAATACCATAACAGAATAGTGTCATTTTTAGCCCGGTACAAAGAATTCTAATGACAAAAGTTACAGCAAAAGAACTTGCACAATTTCGCTCACAATTAGCAGATGACGCCATCGCAATGGAATCACTGGATTTAATTGAGGACTGTGAGGGTGATTTAGAAGATGCTGCAATGACCTTGGCAATTCGCTCCGGACAAGAACCAGAAATAGCCAATTCCGAGTGGTTGGAAGATTTAGCTAAGAGGTGGCGTTCTGTGATTTGTCAACAAGAGTTTCGAGATGACTTACTCAATGGCTCTATTTCAAGTTTGCTAAAGCATCTAAATACAATCCCTATGTTTCCTGGAATGTTGGCAACACCAGTTCTAATGTACGTTTTAAAACAAGGCGTAAACAATTTTTGCAGACCCCTTGACTTAGTCACAGAAATTCCCCATCAAAACGTAGAGGATAATTAGCAACAGGGCTTTCTGCCGACAACGTCGTAACACCAGATAACTAAAAATCGGAGTCAAACGTAGTCAATCGTTGTCTATCTCTCTAATAATGCGCTCTAGGCACTCACTTACACTCAAATCGGCATCAATGGCGAGCGCTTGAAGTTTTCTCCATGCCGTAGGGGTTAATCCCACCATATGCTTTTCTTTCTTTTCGTCGTAAAAAACGGGTTGATTTTTTACTCTTTTTTTCCCTTTACCTAATTGCATAATTTAGAAGTTATAGCTATACTAATAAGTATATCAAAAACCTTTGGAGGTGATTAATCAGTGCTAAAAAAGAAGAAAGGTTTCAACATTGCAACTAAAAGCGTCAAGTGTAAATTAGAGCGCAATGGATTTGATTTGACCGAAACCAAGACAGCTTTTAACGAAGTTGTCAGTTTCTACTTTGCACTAGTTAATACACATCCGGAAGGTATTGACCTGCCAAGAGAGGAAGATGGAGGATGGCGGTTTTATGAAAAGCTGACGATCGGGGAGAAAGCTGTTTATCCACTCCCTTTTGACGGGTATCCCGTGCAATTTCGTCGTGCTGCTATCAGGAAAGCTATTGGTGTTTGGGAGTCTTGGAATAGCAACTATCAAAGGTGGTTAAACCGTCCCAAAAAACAAAAGCATCATAGACCCCCAGTGCAGCCACGCTCCTTCAACTTCTCTCCCAGTTTTGATGCTGGGGTATGGAAGGATGATGATGGGCAGTCAATTATACTCAAAATACTAGTTAATGGTCAGTGGAAGTGGGTGAAATTCCAATACTTTGCACCCCTAGTAGATGCAGATTGGGTAAAAGGTTCTCTATCAGTAGTCGTCAAAGGAAATGCGGCATACATCGTTTTTCCACTCCAAAAGTATGTTCCAGCAACCGGAGGAATTAAAACAGTTATGGCCCAAGACTCCCTGAGAGTTTTGGGCGTAGATATGGACTTGGATCGTCATATTGCTATATGTTCTGTCCTAGAAGTTGACGCTAAGGGCGAAGTGTTTGAGGTGGCACGTCACTTCATCAAACAAACAAGCCACACAAAGCGTAGGAAGTTTCAGCTAGGAAGAATAGCCCAAAAGATGCAGCAGACAGGTACTGTTGACAAAGGTTTTGGTTCAAAGATGTGGGAAAACTTACACAACCGGGAAATTGAGGCAAGTAGGGCTTATGCCAGACTTATTGTTGAGTTGGCAAAAACTTGGGATGCCAGCGCGATTGTGTTTGAGCATCTCGGCAACCTCAAACCAATTCGTGGTAGATATTCCCGTCGTTCAAATCAGAAACGAGCTTACTGGTTGAAATCCAAAGTGTACCAGCAAGTCAGTCGAATAGCTTACCAAGATTACAGTATCCTCACAACAAGGGTTAACCCTCGTCATACATCGAGATTTGACCTTTGGGGTAATCCGGTGTGGCGTAGTAACGAATTCCCAAAGACGTTATTTGATTTCCAGTCCTATAAACCAGGAGCTAATTTTGTGGGAACGGTTAATGGCTACATTGCTCATTCCGGATTGAATGCTGCACGTAACATCGGGCTAAAAGCAATATTGCGACACAGAACTAATCTTGTGCCCAGGATAGGTACTTTGTACTCTTCGCGCTCTCGGTACAAGAGAAAGCCTAGAACAGTAATGTTTTAGGTGTGCAATGAAACTAGAACGGGAAATGCGACCTCCCACTTTCATAGTACTAGGCTTGGGTAAACTGCCTAATGGTTCCTACTAAACTACGCTTCTTCGTGGTTGGATCTACGATCCGTTTGCTACTCAAAGCGACTACAGAGGAGCCGAAAAAGTGAACAAATTGTGTGGGTTCACTCTTGTTTACTCCACTTTTTGGTTACTCACGCACTGGTAAGCTGTTTATTAAGAGTAGAAACTTTATTAAATCAATTTAAAAGCATGAATTACCTTGTTGCTGTTTTACCAGACCGCATGCAGGCAGAAGCTGTGTCTGTCGCTTTAGAAAAAGAGGACATAAAAGCTACAATTTTAGGGAAAGGTTACAAAAGTGCTGATGAGTTTGGGTTAATCGATCCCAACGAGCAAGCCCAAAAGCAGGCAATGTTTATGGCATACTGGCTAGTACCATTTGGGTTTTTTGCCGGTACTGGTTTTAGTGTTCTCACTGGTTTAGACACTTTTGCCTGGGCGGGTACGATTGGCAATCACATCATTGGCGGACTATTAGGTGCTGTTGCTGGTGGTATGGGCAGTGTATTCGCGGGTGGAGGAACAGGTTTAGTCTTTGGTAGCGGTGACGCTTTACCTTACCGCAACCGTTTAAATGCTGGCAAATACCTAATTGTCGTTCAAGGTCCGGAAAATGTGATTCGTAAAGCAAATCGCATATTGCGTCCTTTTGAACCAGAAAACATTCAGGACTATGCGGATTCAACGATTCGTTAGTTATTGGTTAGTGGTTAGTGGTTAGTAGGGGCGCAATGCCTTGCGCCCGTACAGTGGTTAGTGGTTACCTAACAACAACCAACAACCAACAACTAACAACCAACAACTAACAACCAACAACTAACTTTTCATAATGTTACCAAGAGAAGAATTATTAAAAGGAATTGAAAATCGAGATAGCGTAGCTCGTGTTATCGATCTAGCTGAACAAGCTATTAAGACTTGGGAAGTGGTTTGTAGCGATTTTCTCTCGCCACCAGAGTTGGCTGAAGCTCAGCAGAGTTTTAGCCGTTTAACAGAAGTGCAGTTGGTAGCTTGGGGTGGATATCCACAAGCCGAACGCCAAAGAGTCGCTATTTCTCGTTCGGAAATGCCTTTAGAGCGATCGCAAGTCGCCGTAACTGCTTTAGACATAGCGGGAAATTTTCTCTTTGATACTGCAACTCATCGCGATTTCCTCGGCGCAATGTTGGGAACTGGAATCGTCCGGGAAAAAACAGGGGACATTATTGTGCTGGGCGAACGCGGAGCACAAGTCATTGTTGTGCCGGAGTTGGTAGAATTTTTAGAGATGAACCTCAAGCAAGTGCGATCCGTTCCTGTAAAAGTTCAGCCTGTTGATATCAGCGAGTTGAAAGTCAGGGAACCGAAGAAGAAGGAATTAACAACAGTGGAAGCTTCTTTGCGACTTGATGCGATCGCCTCTGCTGGTTTTGGGATGTCTCGTAGCAAGATGGTGGAGTTAATTGATGGAGGAGATGTCCGCGTCAATTGGAGAGAAGTGACTCAAGCCAGTTCTCAAGTCAAGACAGGAGACTTAATTGCTATTCGCAGCAAAGGAAGACTCGAAGTTGGCGAAATTGCTGTCACCAAAAAAGACCGCTATCGAGTGCAATTGACCAGATTTATGTAACTGGGGAGTGGGGAATGGTGAATGGGGAGTGGGGAAAATAGCGTCAATAAGTTCTTCCCTACTCCCTACTCCCTACTCCCTATTTTTTAAACTGTTTTTCCAAGAAAAAAAGCAAAGTTTGACGAGGAACAAAGCGAGCTAATTTGCTGATAAAGTGAGTCGTAAAACCACCAATAACGACAGTAGAATCGCCCCTTTCTAAAGCTTTTAAAGATTCGCGCACCACTTCTTCTGAAGTTGACATCCCA
This genomic interval from Scytonema hofmannii PCC 7110 contains the following:
- a CDS encoding photosystem II S4 domain protein, with translation MLPREELLKGIENRDSVARVIDLAEQAIKTWEVVCSDFLSPPELAEAQQSFSRLTEVQLVAWGGYPQAERQRVAISRSEMPLERSQVAVTALDIAGNFLFDTATHRDFLGAMLGTGIVREKTGDIIVLGERGAQVIVVPELVEFLEMNLKQVRSVPVKVQPVDISELKVREPKKKELTTVEASLRLDAIASAGFGMSRSKMVELIDGGDVRVNWREVTQASSQVKTGDLIAIRSKGRLEVGEIAVTKKDRYRVQLTRFM